The proteins below are encoded in one region of Maribacter aestuarii:
- a CDS encoding COX15/CtaA family protein, with protein sequence MKFRKIAKTALILVYLVIAAGAVVRMTGSGMGCPDWPKCFGYYIPPTDASELDWQPNTAYKEGQVIILNKELRVSKQDFTTNEKYEEKNWEPYTKHDYAIFNPWHTWIEYINRLLGALAGLATLVLAFASLKYWKRQKRVTILSWLVVFGMGFQAWLGATVVYSVLEPVKITTHMLMALLIVAMLLYIIFTVNMEDKTIRYDKTTLNIAIFALSLTLVQIVLGTQVRQFVDDQIDLVGYEAKNLWLQDPSLQFYIHRSFSILVTLANILLAYRILKLNLGHFKIYWILFILIIEVFTGIAMYYLDFPFASQPLHLILASILFGVQFYLVLEALKPTKSLKTS encoded by the coding sequence GTGAAATTTAGAAAAATTGCCAAAACGGCGTTGATATTGGTCTATTTAGTAATTGCCGCCGGTGCGGTTGTACGTATGACCGGAAGTGGCATGGGGTGTCCGGATTGGCCCAAGTGTTTTGGATATTATATTCCACCTACTGATGCATCCGAATTGGATTGGCAACCAAACACAGCTTACAAAGAAGGTCAGGTTATAATTCTGAACAAAGAATTACGAGTTTCCAAACAGGATTTCACCACAAATGAAAAGTACGAAGAAAAAAACTGGGAGCCCTATACCAAGCATGATTATGCCATTTTTAATCCGTGGCACACGTGGATAGAATACATTAATCGCCTATTAGGTGCGCTGGCCGGTTTGGCGACACTTGTTCTAGCCTTTGCCTCTCTTAAGTATTGGAAACGTCAAAAAAGGGTGACCATTTTGTCTTGGTTAGTTGTCTTCGGGATGGGATTTCAAGCTTGGTTGGGAGCAACGGTAGTTTATTCTGTTCTGGAACCGGTCAAAATAACCACCCATATGCTTATGGCCCTGCTTATAGTAGCCATGTTGTTATATATCATATTTACAGTAAACATGGAAGACAAGACTATTAGGTACGACAAAACGACCTTAAACATTGCCATTTTTGCTCTATCCCTAACTTTGGTACAAATTGTTTTGGGTACACAGGTACGCCAATTCGTAGACGACCAAATAGATTTAGTCGGATATGAAGCTAAAAACCTATGGCTTCAAGATCCGTCCCTTCAGTTTTACATTCATCGTTCATTTTCAATTTTAGTGACCTTGGCAAATATTCTTTTGGCCTATCGCATTTTAAAATTGAATCTGGGACATTTCAAGATTTATTGGATTTTATTCATTCTTATTATTGAGGTTTTTACCGGAATCGCCATGTACTATCTAGATTTTCCGTTCGCTAGTCAACCACTTCATTTAATTTTGGCTTCAATTTTATTCGGGGTTCAATTCTATTTGGTTTTAGAAGCTTTAAAGCCTACTAAAAGTCTTAAAACTTCGTAA